The following are from one region of the Fimbriimonadaceae bacterium genome:
- a CDS encoding type II toxin-antitoxin system RelE/ParE family toxin has protein sequence MAWTIEYDRRVLKDLKRLDRQAQQAILDYFDDRIAPTDDPRVFGKPLKASFAGLWRYRIGDYRAICRIEDNRMVVLVVRVAHRSTVYED, from the coding sequence GCCTGGACCATTGAGTATGACCGGCGCGTGCTCAAAGATCTGAAGCGGCTCGACCGGCAGGCTCAACAGGCCATTCTGGATTATTTCGATGATCGAATTGCGCCCACTGACGATCCCCGCGTGTTTGGTAAACCTTTGAAAGCCTCGTTCGCGGGTCTGTGGCGCTATCGGATCGGCGATTATCGAGCCATCTGCCGGATCGAAGATAACAGAATGGTGGTCTTGGTAGTGCGGGTGGCCCATCGGAGCACGGT